The Verrucomicrobium spinosum DSM 4136 = JCM 18804 genome includes a region encoding these proteins:
- a CDS encoding prenyltransferase/squalene oxidase repeat-containing protein: MITSTRSFRLEMLQVARLAPKVLGDSAELVAGFLQRHLTPEGGFADRAGRPDLYYTVFGLESLLALRKEASLEATRAYVQSFGDGAGLDFVHLCSLARCAANLGRDVLTEEVKTGLAARIEAYRTPDGGYHGSPGKSDGSAYGDLLAWGAYSDLALPMPEEHGLLQSLLTLQLPDGSFANERDMPQGTTPTTAAGVILCSHLGHKPSPLTGEWLMKQAHAGGGFLAVPGAPLPDLLSTATALHALESLQTNWQVLREPSLDFVDSLWNAEGGFHGHWADDDLDVEYTSYGLLALGHLSS; the protein is encoded by the coding sequence GTGATCACCAGCACCCGCAGCTTCCGCCTCGAAATGCTCCAAGTGGCCCGCCTTGCGCCCAAGGTACTGGGGGACTCGGCAGAGCTTGTGGCAGGGTTTCTGCAACGGCACCTCACTCCCGAAGGAGGCTTTGCCGACCGGGCAGGACGCCCGGATTTGTATTACACCGTGTTTGGCCTGGAGTCGCTCCTGGCACTGCGCAAGGAAGCCTCTCTGGAGGCGACGCGCGCCTATGTGCAGTCGTTCGGCGATGGTGCGGGCCTCGACTTTGTGCACCTGTGCTCCCTGGCCCGCTGCGCAGCCAATCTGGGACGTGACGTGCTCACAGAAGAAGTGAAGACAGGCCTGGCCGCCCGCATTGAAGCCTACCGCACTCCTGACGGCGGGTACCATGGCTCACCCGGCAAGAGTGATGGCTCCGCCTATGGCGATCTCCTGGCATGGGGTGCGTACTCGGATCTCGCCCTGCCCATGCCGGAGGAACATGGCCTGCTGCAATCCCTGCTGACGCTGCAGCTTCCCGATGGCTCCTTTGCCAACGAACGGGACATGCCCCAAGGCACCACGCCTACAACCGCAGCCGGCGTCATCCTGTGCAGCCATCTGGGCCACAAGCCAAGCCCTCTCACCGGGGAGTGGCTCATGAAGCAGGCCCACGCCGGGGGCGGCTTTCTGGCGGTGCCTGGAGCCCCCCTGCCGGATCTGCTGAGCACGGCCACAGCGCTCCACGCATTGGAGAGCCTGCAAACCAACTGGCAAGTCCTTCGTGAACCCAGCCTGGATTTTGTGGACAGTCTGTGGAATGCGGAAGGTGGATTTCACGGTCACTGGGCAGACGATGATCTGGATGTGGAATACACTTCCTATGGCCTCCTTGCGTTGGGTCATCTGAGCAGCTAG
- a CDS encoding helix-turn-helix domain-containing protein has protein sequence MGPPRQAWIKDRQGRYQWVNRAFLLNYSLEQLDEVVGKTDADLSPAHLADQFRTDDEWVLAGGRIVNRVELVGRFDHTATWSITNKVLVRDSRGRLFGTAGTTRAVGEAEAVLAVEDARLSAVVSVIRAHVAQPLETAALARMAGLSVRAFERRFRQLFHVAPQQYVRRLRVRLACHALVFGHRTLAEVADDHGFCDQSHFTREFRKETGMTPREYQQRYATAARV, from the coding sequence TTGGGCCCACCACGCCAGGCCTGGATCAAGGACCGGCAGGGGCGGTACCAGTGGGTGAATCGTGCCTTCCTGCTGAACTACTCCCTGGAGCAGTTGGATGAGGTGGTGGGGAAGACCGATGCCGACCTCTCCCCGGCGCATCTTGCCGACCAGTTTCGCACCGATGATGAATGGGTGCTGGCCGGGGGACGGATCGTCAACCGGGTGGAACTGGTGGGGCGTTTTGATCACACCGCCACCTGGTCCATCACCAACAAAGTGCTGGTGCGGGATTCGCGGGGGCGGCTGTTCGGCACGGCGGGGACAACTCGAGCCGTGGGGGAGGCTGAAGCCGTCCTGGCTGTAGAAGACGCCCGCTTGTCTGCCGTGGTGTCGGTCATCCGGGCGCATGTTGCGCAACCGCTGGAGACGGCCGCCCTGGCGCGCATGGCGGGGCTCTCCGTCCGGGCCTTCGAGCGCCGCTTTCGCCAGCTTTTTCATGTGGCACCGCAGCAGTATGTCCGCAGACTGCGGGTCCGGCTGGCCTGCCATGCCCTCGTCTTTGGGCATCGCACCCTGGCAGAGGTGGCAGACGACCACGGGTTCTGCGACCAGAGCCATTTCACCCGGGAATTTCGCAAGGAAACGGGCATGACGCCGCGAGAGTACCAGCAGCGCTACGCCACGGCGGCAAGAGTGTGA
- a CDS encoding cobaltochelatase subunit CobN — protein sequence MPPSRLLWGGLFAALLLGSAALPLQSATAPPPPTKIAFVGVWDRSMALVDAACREQGLAAVFARAGEFGRSTEAENPETFPLVMVLNLEAAESPGLTDRLKATREKNPQQRVLALDTRSSHVELDKAGLLEQDPKLMAYWRANGPVNLKRLMQYCRVTYLGAEGVIEPPVIIPEFGYYDPDHEASFEEFTAYREFKRSRHRWKEDAPTAVIIIQQSFWITRDLKVVNAQITALEKQGLNVVVVFGDREGRMTELVKAAHPTLLVEDRHGSMWQSNAVIKELDVPYLRPISMLGYTVDEWRKDPRGLSVRDVGMFMSLQESWGTIEPVVVGGLHANIQGFRLHEPIPDRIEAFAARAARWARLKTKPAAGKKLALIYYNKGLGQDDLVRGSPTGAFLDGPESLVRFLPRLQQAGYQVKDLPASAAELISTMKKRGRNLGPWVQGDLEKLADEGNPVLIPLSTYQRWFQEKLNEAGRKAVVEKFGPPPGRLMVVKRNGEPHLVIPRIDLGNVILTPQPERGEKQDDKLLHSRDVPPPHNYLAFYWWLEEGFHADAIVHWGTHGTLELLPGKEAGLSEDCWSDICVDRLAVVDLWITDNLGESTLARRRSYAALVDHMVPPAVGAGLKDEFKTLHDDIHKFNTLENGLLREEFRKRISQQARAESLHDIAKASAGEDPYADEAIARVDQHLHELYDSQTPLRLHVLGQPPVAEDLAPYLVSILGEGFLQHLGDASPLIKNLAPEKQQQRDAAAHLLGGVLDGKANPPFTPTPDLERDLAFAREMKDRLMQADREITGMLHALAGGYIEAGPGPEPIRNPSTVPTGRNLYSLNPEEIPNKAAWEVARKLVDDLLATRHPKKIAMDLNGMETMRDYGVMEGQILYLLGVRPVWNRSNLVIDVELIPAEELKRPRVDVFVAMGGQYKENFPSRVTLLDKAVKLAASAPEAGNPVKASVQAMEARLQQRGFSSARASQFAGARIFGTKPGNMTGTNILHLVPRSGVWDKPDEITGVYMDNMSFVYSGDVWGEKIEGLYEEALQGTDTILRVWASNMTSQLSNHHAYEYLGGLNMAVKKVTGKTPQALIADVRSPSGARVRDFEEVLATNLRSELLNRKWLEGMKGHDYAGAGHITELVKNSFGWSVTRPESISQDTWKDIYEVLVKDRYELGLEAWFEKVSPHARQEITATLLEAARKGLWQATPQQIEDLSRIYAESIQRHGESGGLVGGGNTRLVDYSTKALQMTGADDDARRVAAMQESLAQSAGGESKEKVAGTKLDQKPVQETRQELEPPATKPQLWKYAAATLLALLLAAGFFKKSGAL from the coding sequence ATGCCTCCATCACGCCTCCTCTGGGGTGGGTTGTTCGCGGCGCTGCTGTTGGGCAGCGCCGCTCTTCCCCTTCAGTCAGCCACCGCCCCGCCTCCTCCCACAAAGATCGCCTTTGTAGGGGTATGGGACCGGTCCATGGCCTTGGTGGATGCCGCCTGCCGCGAGCAGGGCCTGGCAGCCGTCTTTGCCAGGGCGGGTGAGTTTGGCAGGAGCACGGAGGCGGAGAATCCGGAGACGTTTCCTCTGGTCATGGTCTTGAACTTGGAGGCCGCCGAATCTCCCGGCCTGACAGACAGACTGAAAGCCACCAGGGAGAAAAACCCCCAACAGCGGGTGCTGGCCCTGGACACGCGGAGCAGTCATGTGGAGCTGGACAAGGCGGGCCTCCTGGAACAGGACCCAAAACTGATGGCCTACTGGCGGGCCAATGGTCCCGTCAACCTGAAACGCCTGATGCAATACTGCCGCGTGACCTACCTGGGCGCAGAAGGCGTGATCGAGCCGCCGGTGATCATTCCGGAGTTTGGCTATTATGATCCTGATCACGAGGCGTCGTTCGAGGAGTTCACCGCCTACCGCGAATTCAAACGATCCAGGCACCGGTGGAAGGAAGATGCGCCCACCGCGGTGATCATCATCCAGCAGTCTTTCTGGATCACACGGGACCTGAAGGTGGTGAACGCCCAGATCACCGCTCTTGAAAAACAGGGGTTGAATGTCGTGGTGGTGTTTGGAGATCGCGAAGGACGCATGACAGAGCTGGTGAAAGCCGCCCACCCCACGTTGCTTGTTGAGGACCGGCATGGCTCCATGTGGCAGAGCAATGCCGTGATCAAGGAACTGGATGTGCCTTACCTGCGGCCCATTTCCATGCTGGGGTACACCGTGGATGAATGGCGGAAGGATCCCCGCGGGCTGTCTGTGAGGGATGTGGGCATGTTTATGTCCCTCCAGGAATCCTGGGGCACCATCGAGCCCGTGGTGGTGGGCGGCTTGCATGCGAACATCCAGGGCTTTCGGCTCCATGAGCCCATACCTGATCGCATTGAAGCCTTTGCGGCCCGTGCCGCCCGCTGGGCAAGGCTCAAGACGAAGCCTGCCGCCGGGAAGAAGCTGGCCCTCATCTACTACAACAAGGGGCTCGGACAGGATGATCTGGTTCGCGGCAGCCCCACAGGCGCCTTTCTGGACGGGCCGGAGAGCCTGGTGCGCTTTCTGCCGAGGCTGCAGCAGGCTGGATACCAGGTCAAAGACCTGCCCGCCTCCGCAGCAGAACTCATCTCAACGATGAAAAAGCGCGGCCGCAATCTCGGCCCATGGGTGCAGGGCGACCTTGAGAAACTTGCCGATGAAGGCAATCCCGTGCTGATCCCCCTTTCGACGTATCAGCGCTGGTTTCAGGAAAAACTAAACGAGGCCGGCCGGAAGGCGGTGGTGGAGAAATTCGGCCCGCCCCCGGGACGTCTCATGGTGGTGAAGCGCAATGGCGAGCCCCATCTGGTGATCCCGCGCATCGACCTGGGGAACGTGATCCTCACGCCGCAGCCTGAGCGGGGTGAGAAACAGGATGACAAGCTTTTGCACTCCCGGGATGTGCCCCCACCTCACAACTACCTCGCCTTCTACTGGTGGCTGGAGGAAGGATTCCACGCCGACGCCATCGTGCACTGGGGCACGCACGGCACTCTGGAACTGCTGCCCGGCAAAGAAGCGGGGCTCTCAGAAGATTGCTGGAGTGACATCTGCGTGGACCGGTTGGCGGTCGTGGACCTCTGGATCACTGACAATCTGGGTGAGTCCACGCTCGCCCGTCGCCGCTCCTATGCCGCGCTCGTGGATCACATGGTACCGCCTGCCGTGGGTGCCGGATTGAAGGATGAGTTCAAAACCCTGCACGACGACATTCACAAGTTCAACACTCTGGAAAACGGACTGCTGCGGGAGGAGTTCAGGAAACGCATCAGCCAGCAGGCACGTGCGGAATCCCTCCATGACATCGCCAAAGCATCTGCGGGAGAGGACCCGTATGCCGACGAGGCGATTGCCCGGGTGGACCAACACCTGCACGAGCTCTATGATTCCCAGACCCCGCTACGACTTCATGTCCTGGGCCAGCCGCCCGTAGCTGAGGATCTGGCACCGTACCTCGTTTCCATCCTTGGAGAGGGCTTTCTGCAGCATCTGGGTGATGCCAGTCCCTTGATCAAGAATCTGGCCCCGGAGAAACAACAGCAGCGCGACGCGGCAGCTCATCTCCTGGGCGGGGTGCTTGATGGCAAAGCAAACCCACCCTTCACCCCGACTCCTGACCTTGAAAGGGATCTGGCCTTCGCCCGGGAGATGAAAGACCGGCTCATGCAGGCAGATCGCGAGATCACGGGCATGCTCCATGCACTGGCGGGCGGATACATTGAAGCAGGCCCGGGTCCTGAGCCCATTCGCAACCCCTCCACCGTGCCCACGGGGCGGAATCTTTATTCCCTCAATCCCGAAGAGATTCCCAACAAGGCAGCATGGGAGGTGGCCCGGAAACTCGTGGACGATCTCCTGGCCACCCGGCACCCCAAGAAGATCGCCATGGATCTCAATGGCATGGAAACCATGCGCGACTATGGTGTGATGGAAGGCCAGATCCTCTATCTCCTGGGTGTGCGCCCGGTGTGGAACCGGAGCAATCTGGTGATCGATGTTGAACTCATTCCCGCAGAGGAACTCAAACGCCCGCGTGTGGATGTGTTTGTGGCCATGGGAGGACAGTACAAAGAAAACTTCCCCTCCCGCGTGACCTTGCTGGACAAAGCCGTGAAGCTGGCCGCCTCCGCACCGGAAGCAGGCAACCCCGTGAAGGCAAGCGTGCAGGCCATGGAGGCACGGTTGCAGCAGCGCGGCTTTTCCAGCGCCCGGGCCAGCCAGTTCGCCGGAGCCCGCATTTTTGGCACCAAACCCGGCAACATGACCGGTACCAACATCCTGCATCTCGTGCCCCGCTCAGGGGTGTGGGACAAACCCGACGAGATCACCGGGGTGTACATGGACAACATGAGCTTCGTGTACTCTGGTGACGTCTGGGGGGAGAAGATTGAAGGGCTCTACGAAGAAGCGCTCCAGGGCACGGACACGATTCTCCGGGTCTGGGCCTCGAACATGACAAGCCAGCTCTCCAATCACCATGCTTATGAGTACCTGGGTGGACTCAATATGGCAGTGAAGAAAGTGACTGGCAAAACACCGCAGGCTCTCATCGCGGATGTGCGCAGTCCCTCAGGAGCCCGGGTGAGGGACTTCGAGGAAGTGCTGGCCACCAACCTAAGATCGGAACTCCTCAACAGAAAATGGCTGGAGGGCATGAAGGGCCACGACTATGCCGGGGCAGGACACATCACCGAGCTGGTAAAGAACTCCTTCGGTTGGTCCGTCACCCGCCCGGAGAGCATCTCACAAGACACGTGGAAGGACATCTACGAAGTGCTCGTCAAAGACCGGTACGAACTCGGCCTGGAGGCCTGGTTTGAAAAGGTCTCTCCACACGCCCGGCAGGAAATCACCGCCACCCTGCTGGAGGCAGCCCGCAAGGGCTTGTGGCAGGCCACCCCTCAGCAGATCGAAGACCTCTCCCGGATTTACGCGGAGTCCATTCAGCGTCACGGTGAATCAGGCGGACTGGTCGGCGGCGGGAACACCCGCCTCGTGGACTACTCCACTAAAGCTCTTCAGATGACCGGGGCCGACGACGATGCCCGGCGCGTGGCCGCGATGCAGGAATCCCTGGCTCAATCTGCCGGAGGCGAATCCAAGGAGAAAGTTGCGGGAACGAAGCTGGACCAGAAGCCCGTGCAAGAGACACGGCAGGAACTGGAGCCCCCCGCCACCAAGCCCCAGCTCTGGAAGTACGCCGCAGCGACGCTGCTGGCACTTCTGCTCGCGGCAGGCTTCTTCAAGAAATCAGGTGCCCTATGA
- a CDS encoding sulfatase family protein, translated as MRLRALFLLPLLAAFDCMGTHAATRPNVVFILCDDLGYGDVKCFNPEGKIATLQMDAIAARGMKFTDAHTSSSVCTPTRYGVMTGRYNWRSRLQNGVLGGLSPRLIEPGRLTVASFLKSEGYATACIGKWHLGMDWVKLPGKEVTELGIEKPDQVRNVDYDQPITNGPNSVGFDYYYGISASLDMVPYCFIENDRVTQSPSAMIKLPMNKGGKESWTREGPGSPGFDGAGVLPELTSRAVQYVHTQAEAKQPFFLYLPLASPHTPIMPSKEWQGRSGLNPYADFVMETDDAIGQVAAALKEKGIEENTLLIVTSDNGCSPSADYPTLTAKGHNPSAAWRGTKADIYEGGHRVPFLVQWPAVVRPGTSYAHPVCLVDLTATCADALGVKLPADAAEDSVSLLPAMMGQDSPVREAVVHHSITGAFSIRQGSWKLELCPGSGGWSDPRPAQEDAGAARVQLYDLSVDPAETKNVQAEQPEVVERLTKLLEKYVADGRSTAGAAQPNTVEPDVLKGTKAVPAARKKPQKNAGA; from the coding sequence ATGAGACTGCGTGCCCTCTTCCTGCTCCCCCTGCTGGCTGCCTTTGACTGTATGGGCACCCATGCTGCCACCCGGCCCAATGTGGTCTTCATTCTCTGTGATGATCTCGGCTATGGCGATGTGAAGTGCTTCAACCCCGAGGGCAAGATCGCGACACTGCAGATGGACGCCATCGCTGCGCGAGGCATGAAGTTCACCGATGCTCACACCAGTTCATCCGTCTGCACGCCGACTCGCTATGGGGTGATGACGGGACGCTACAACTGGCGGTCACGATTGCAAAACGGAGTGCTGGGTGGGCTGAGCCCCCGGTTGATCGAGCCCGGGCGCCTGACGGTCGCGTCGTTCCTCAAGTCCGAGGGCTATGCCACGGCATGCATAGGCAAATGGCACCTCGGGATGGACTGGGTGAAGCTCCCGGGCAAGGAAGTGACTGAGCTGGGCATCGAAAAGCCGGATCAGGTGCGGAATGTGGACTATGACCAGCCTATCACCAATGGACCCAACAGTGTGGGCTTTGACTACTACTACGGCATCAGTGCCTCGCTCGACATGGTGCCGTATTGTTTCATCGAGAACGACCGCGTCACCCAGTCGCCTTCCGCCATGATCAAGCTGCCCATGAACAAGGGCGGCAAGGAAAGCTGGACGCGCGAGGGCCCGGGCTCGCCGGGCTTTGATGGTGCCGGAGTGCTGCCTGAACTGACCAGCAGGGCCGTGCAGTATGTGCACACGCAGGCGGAGGCAAAGCAGCCGTTTTTCCTCTACCTCCCGCTGGCTTCACCTCACACCCCGATCATGCCTTCCAAGGAATGGCAGGGCCGCAGCGGGCTTAATCCCTATGCGGACTTCGTCATGGAGACGGATGATGCCATCGGCCAGGTGGCGGCGGCGCTGAAAGAGAAGGGGATCGAGGAAAACACCCTGCTCATCGTCACCAGTGACAATGGCTGCTCCCCCAGCGCGGACTACCCCACCCTCACCGCGAAGGGGCACAACCCCAGTGCAGCATGGCGTGGCACGAAGGCGGACATCTATGAAGGCGGTCATCGTGTGCCCTTCCTCGTGCAGTGGCCGGCGGTGGTGAGGCCCGGCACGAGCTACGCCCATCCAGTATGTCTGGTGGATCTCACCGCCACCTGTGCGGATGCCCTGGGGGTCAAGTTGCCAGCGGATGCCGCGGAGGACAGCGTGAGCCTGCTGCCTGCGATGATGGGGCAGGATTCCCCGGTGCGCGAGGCGGTGGTGCACCACTCCATCACGGGTGCGTTCTCCATCCGGCAGGGTTCGTGGAAACTGGAGCTCTGCCCCGGCTCCGGTGGGTGGAGCGACCCGCGCCCGGCCCAAGAGGATGCGGGGGCGGCCCGGGTGCAGTTGTATGACCTGTCGGTCGATCCTGCTGAGACAAAGAATGTCCAGGCGGAACAGCCCGAGGTGGTGGAGCGGCTCACGAAATTGCTGGAGAAATATGTGGCAGACGGGCGTAGTACGGCGGGTGCAGCGCAGCCCAACACCGTGGAGCCGGATGTTTTGAAAGGGACGAAGGCAGTGCCTGCGGCGAGGAAGAAGCCGCAAAAGAATGCCGGGGCATGA
- a CDS encoding MotA/TolQ/ExbB proton channel family protein produces MMELIQNSLHLLSNTLLLPTLLTMLGLTAWTALLTGGLLREACMRPRVRGLLRRASSLARVQPTTSAQASPTIQTMEALRSCPVGIPARFIERLGDAHDDRLECHKALEDVESDVAAALARLTWLTRVAPMLGLMGTLIPLGPALTGLAAGDMAMLSGNLVVAFTATVIGVLIGCVSFSLGLVRRNWYQRDMSDLEYIIARLHPPPPTSKSI; encoded by the coding sequence ATGATGGAACTCATTCAAAACTCCCTCCACCTGCTGTCCAACACGCTTCTGCTGCCCACTCTGCTGACCATGTTGGGACTGACGGCCTGGACCGCACTCCTGACGGGTGGACTGCTTCGTGAGGCCTGCATGCGACCACGGGTTCGCGGACTCCTCCGCCGTGCCTCAAGTCTGGCCAGGGTTCAGCCAACAACCTCAGCCCAGGCCTCACCTACCATACAAACCATGGAAGCCCTGCGCAGTTGCCCGGTGGGAATTCCCGCACGATTCATTGAGCGTCTGGGCGACGCCCATGATGACCGGCTGGAATGCCACAAGGCACTGGAGGATGTGGAGTCTGATGTCGCCGCAGCCCTGGCCAGGCTCACCTGGCTCACTCGAGTGGCCCCCATGCTGGGACTCATGGGCACCCTCATTCCGCTGGGTCCGGCTCTGACCGGCCTGGCAGCTGGAGACATGGCGATGCTCTCTGGAAACCTCGTGGTGGCGTTCACCGCCACGGTCATCGGCGTACTCATCGGTTGCGTTTCCTTCTCGCTCGGCCTCGTGCGGCGCAACTGGTACCAGCGCGACATGAGTGACCTCGAATACATCATTGCCCGTCTGCATCCGCCACCTCCCACCTCCAAAAGTATATGA
- a CDS encoding GTP-binding protein — protein sequence MAVIHADRRTVNFKIVYCGTPIGGKTTNLQHIHACLDPKSRGELVSLSTTADRTLFFDFLAVEAPILNGYTAKFQLYTVPGQAVYNATYQLVLQQADGLVFVADSQMDRMRENVQAWDNFRNNLRLNGQSLDELPLVIQYNKRDLPNAAPVEYLEYLINQSTLRCQSFEASAARGHNVLTTLNAISHEVLGRFMAKMQQGQVPQSMAGRSSSAAAMAGV from the coding sequence ATGGCTGTGATTCACGCCGACCGCAGGACGGTCAACTTCAAGATCGTCTATTGCGGCACCCCCATCGGCGGCAAGACCACCAACTTGCAACACATCCACGCGTGCCTGGACCCGAAATCACGCGGGGAGCTCGTGAGTCTTTCCACCACGGCGGACCGCACCCTGTTCTTTGACTTCCTCGCTGTGGAGGCCCCCATTCTGAATGGCTACACCGCCAAGTTCCAGCTCTACACGGTGCCGGGACAAGCCGTGTACAATGCCACCTACCAGCTGGTGCTCCAGCAGGCGGACGGGCTGGTGTTTGTGGCAGACTCCCAGATGGACCGCATGCGGGAGAACGTCCAGGCCTGGGACAACTTCCGGAACAACCTGCGGCTCAACGGGCAGTCCCTCGACGAACTGCCCCTGGTCATCCAGTACAACAAGCGCGACCTTCCCAACGCAGCGCCGGTGGAATACCTGGAGTACCTCATCAACCAGAGCACGCTCCGTTGCCAGAGCTTCGAGGCCAGCGCGGCACGAGGACATAACGTCCTGACCACGCTCAACGCCATCTCCCACGAAGTGCTTGGCCGCTTCATGGCCAAGATGCAGCAGGGCCAGGTGCCCCAGTCCATGGCCGGCCGATCCTCCAGCGCCGCTGCGATGGCAGGCGTCTGA
- a CDS encoding TonB-dependent receptor plug domain-containing protein — translation MHPTSLKRPSLAGKSCHAAIAACLLCATLAPAQNPSPATGSLAEEVELPTVTVTAETALRTTEDLRNIPQSVTVVDKETLERRQARTPVEMLQEEPGVWAVSVAAQGSPILRGQIGNRVLYLWDGIRINNGALFGGPNGFFNQFPVGAVDHMEVIRGAGAVQYGSDAIGGVINIFSKRADFTDTVQTGGELYGRYGTNDRENTETFDFHVTGPTMAFSAGLTHQDVDDYRGPGEGRLSPTGFEALGGYANLAFRPAEGHTFRLSWIHNEREDVDSYVQSKLNANGVPRLFSPTERRGIVKFDYTAEDLGSWSQELKVYGYYQYYDGVRDRRVQSGSTMTTTRTDTEQDVLGAGIQNAAQWGRTRLIYGMDYRREDLGSTLTQTTRRPGSTTVAEPFGNTPDGNYDVFDAFTTLEFRPTDALLLSVGARFENSHLDSGPVARDVIPDAGYDVDDLRVDKSWQSVTWNIGAIYSLNKEWDLVANIGSGFRAPTYSDLLSAGPPVFSSRVASLPSPDLDPEKSISYEVGPRFHSQRTSASLVGYWTQLYDLVATETSGTVVIPGQGTFEAQRKSNNGEGYVAGVEFALTYDLDDNWTLFGNATYTYGEDTNANAPLRFMPPLYGVVGLRYTAPSRRWWVEVVEVLADRLRRHAPTDEQDAGFSTDPAYGSPNSSNNPPLRDDYEIPGWAVTNVRTGFNIWQRDNRSFDVTVDFNNVFDTRYREAYSQQQKVAPGFGVVVGARLTF, via the coding sequence ATGCATCCCACCTCGCTCAAGAGACCCTCCCTCGCGGGAAAATCCTGCCATGCGGCCATTGCAGCCTGCCTTCTTTGCGCCACGCTTGCCCCGGCCCAGAACCCTTCACCAGCGACCGGCAGCCTCGCAGAGGAGGTCGAACTTCCCACGGTAACCGTCACGGCGGAGACCGCCCTGCGAACCACTGAAGACCTCCGGAACATCCCTCAGTCTGTCACCGTGGTGGACAAGGAGACGCTGGAACGTCGGCAAGCGCGCACTCCGGTGGAAATGCTTCAGGAGGAGCCCGGGGTGTGGGCAGTCAGTGTGGCTGCCCAGGGCTCTCCCATCCTGCGTGGCCAGATCGGCAACCGCGTGCTCTACCTCTGGGACGGCATTCGCATCAACAACGGAGCCCTCTTTGGTGGCCCCAACGGTTTTTTCAACCAGTTCCCGGTCGGTGCGGTGGATCACATGGAGGTCATCAGGGGTGCCGGGGCCGTACAATATGGCAGTGACGCCATCGGAGGCGTGATCAACATCTTCTCAAAGCGGGCAGACTTTACGGACACGGTGCAAACCGGCGGCGAGCTCTACGGTCGCTACGGCACTAATGATCGCGAAAACACAGAGACCTTCGATTTCCACGTCACCGGTCCCACCATGGCCTTCTCCGCAGGCCTTACTCACCAGGATGTGGACGACTACCGCGGCCCTGGTGAGGGTCGGTTGAGCCCCACCGGGTTTGAAGCTCTGGGTGGCTATGCCAATCTTGCCTTCCGGCCGGCCGAGGGGCACACTTTCCGCCTCTCCTGGATTCACAACGAACGGGAAGATGTGGACAGCTACGTACAGTCCAAGCTGAATGCGAACGGTGTCCCCCGGCTCTTCAGCCCCACCGAGCGCCGTGGCATCGTGAAGTTTGACTACACAGCCGAGGACCTGGGTTCGTGGAGTCAAGAACTCAAGGTGTACGGGTACTACCAGTACTATGATGGCGTTCGTGATCGCCGGGTGCAGAGCGGCTCCACCATGACCACCACCCGCACGGACACTGAGCAGGATGTCCTCGGGGCGGGCATTCAAAACGCCGCGCAGTGGGGCAGGACACGGCTGATCTACGGCATGGACTACCGCCGGGAAGACCTCGGCTCCACGCTCACCCAGACGACGCGCCGCCCGGGTTCCACAACGGTTGCAGAGCCTTTTGGCAATACTCCTGACGGCAACTACGATGTGTTCGATGCATTCACCACACTGGAGTTCCGCCCCACAGACGCCCTCCTGCTCTCGGTCGGTGCCCGCTTTGAAAACTCCCATCTCGACTCCGGCCCCGTAGCGAGGGATGTCATTCCGGACGCCGGCTATGATGTGGACGACCTGCGCGTGGACAAGTCCTGGCAGTCGGTGACATGGAACATCGGTGCCATCTACAGCCTCAACAAAGAGTGGGACCTCGTGGCCAACATCGGCTCCGGCTTTCGCGCTCCGACTTACTCTGATCTCCTGAGTGCCGGACCCCCAGTGTTCTCCAGCAGAGTCGCCTCACTGCCCAGCCCCGACCTGGATCCTGAGAAGTCCATCTCCTACGAGGTTGGGCCCCGGTTCCACTCGCAACGCACCTCCGCCTCCCTTGTGGGGTATTGGACCCAGCTCTACGATCTCGTGGCTACGGAAACCTCAGGCACGGTGGTGATCCCTGGCCAGGGCACGTTTGAGGCGCAACGGAAGTCCAATAATGGGGAAGGCTATGTGGCAGGTGTTGAGTTTGCCCTCACCTACGATCTTGATGACAACTGGACGCTCTTTGGCAATGCCACCTACACCTATGGTGAGGATACCAATGCCAATGCCCCACTGCGCTTCATGCCACCCTTGTATGGCGTGGTGGGGCTCCGGTACACCGCTCCCTCCCGCCGTTGGTGGGTGGAGGTGGTGGAGGTCCTCGCCGACCGCCTCCGCCGGCACGCCCCCACCGATGAGCAGGATGCCGGCTTCTCCACCGATCCGGCCTATGGCTCCCCCAACAGCTCCAACAACCCGCCTCTGCGGGATGACTACGAGATCCCCGGCTGGGCAGTGACGAATGTCCGCACCGGCTTCAACATCTGGCAGCGCGACAACCGGTCCTTTGACGTCACGGTGGACTTCAACAATGTTTTTGATACCCGCTACCGGGAGGCTTACTCCCAGCAGCAGAAGGTGGCTCCGGGCTTTGGGGTTGTTGTGGGCGCACGGTTGACCTTTTAA